CTTTGTCTGCAGATTTTTAGGCCTGAGATCTTGCAAGATATTGTGATACTGACTACACCAATTAAATAAGTCTTTAAAGCAACTTCATTGTTTTCTCCTTGGCCCAAAACTCCGTCCAACCTGGGCCCCTTTTTACTTTAGAAATGTCTGCATTAGCAGATTGAGTCATAAATCCCTATTCTGATTTTATGTTTCCCCAAGGAGCAACCAGGAGCTGGATCAACCTGGAACCTCAGGAGACAAAGATGTAGCCACGGCTCTGCACACGCTTCGCCTCCGTCAGCAGAACTACCAGAGTGAAAAGCAGTTCTTTGAGGAGGAATTGGAGCGTAAAATGCATTTGCTGGCAGAGCAGAAAGAAGAGGCTGGTTGCTGTAGCACATCAGCAGAGAGCTGTCTGTCCAGGGGTTCAAGTTCAGAATTCACTGACTTTTCTGGGAGCTCTCCCAGCCTCCGTGTGCTCCTGCCAGAGAAATTACAAATTGTTAAACCTCTTGAAGGTGAGGAAATAATCTGCCTTCTCCCTCTAGCAGACGGAAACATTGTGCGTCACTTGTGGTGAAATCTCTGTGTATGGTAATTAAATTGGTGTTTCTCTGGGAATGGGTTGGTACGCAAGAATTAGAAGCCCTTGAAGCAAGACAGTGATCTGCTACCTTGGAGGTAGCACAATTTACTTGAGGGTAAGAGACTCGAGAGTAGCACTTGCTCAGTAGTAGGCATTGCTGTTTAACTCTGAGTCTCTTGATCTAAATGCTTCTCATATACCATTATGACCTGTAGGCCAGGTTGTATTGTTTTCTGGGCGCTCCTGTGATTCAATAGAATTGAACAGAAAAATCCCATCACCCTGTTTTTCCTCCTCAGGATCTCAGACTCTGTTCCACTGGCAGCAGCTTGCTCAACCCAACCTAGGTACCATCCTTGACCCACGGCCAGGTGTTGTCACAAAAGGCTTTACGCCATTGCCCGAGGATGCCGTCTACCACATCTCTGACTtggaggaagatgaggaagaaggggaaggAGGTATAACATTTCAAGTGCAGCAGCCTTCCCTGGAGGAAAGGAAACATGCCGTGCCAAAGCCCATGTCAGAGATCTTCCTACCACCTGTTACTTCAGCAACAGTGCCACTCACTGGTAAGAGTCATggatgtttggggggggggggcggggtttctGTATCTCTTATTATGGTTTATACTCCACTCCTGATGCTGCCTTAAGGTGTCTCTTATCATTGCTGTATAAGGTTGTATGTTACCCTTGCCAGATTTTAAAGCTAAGTAGAGTGAAGTCAGGTTAGTTCTTGGACGGAGGATCTCCAGGAACAGGGTTTTTGCAGGATATAACACTGGCAATACAGAAGGTGGCACTGTACCTCTAAGCCTGGGCTTTCATGGAGCATGCAGCTGCAGGGGAAGTTGTTTTTCGACATGACCAAAAACTGAATTCTTAACCAAGTATGCTCATCAAAGGGGAACTCCTCTATTCTGAACCAGGATTGTATAAAAAGCAATTGGCCCCTTTCATAAAATTACAAAAAATCCGATTTAAAAAATTATTCCGTGgaaatctgttttttgtttgtttaaatgttcCTAGAAGGCATGAAAAAGATTCCATCAGGAAGAAATTTAATCTGCATTTAAAGCAGTTGGCGGGGAaagcactgtatttttgaaaacctGAAGCTTCAGATTTTTTCATTGATCTATAAGGCCACGGTAAGGGAATAAAACTGCTCATTTAAACACTGATTTCTCCCTTGTTATTGGTATGAGGAGATAATGCTTGcctgcagcaggtgtttctgtgAGTGGTTTCTATACAATGGCCTACCGGTAGATTGAGCAATATGAGATTTCTGAATTAAGAAGTCTGGATTTGTCTCTGGGCAATTTAAAGGCAAACTTCTTTGCAGAACTTCATTTTACACTTGTTTAAGGAAGTAGCCTCTTGTGAGTCTTTGTTTTCATCCAGGTACCAGAAGACAGCAGTCATACAATGTTAACTGAAGCACATGTCAGTAAAAATCAATGATCACTTCCTGTGCTCTCCATCTTCAAAGCACTTGGCAAACAGCAACTAGTCCTTGCCACACCTGTGAAGAATATAACTATTTCTTTCCCCTTTCTTACTCATGGGGAAAACTAACACATGGATACTTGATGTGTCCTGGGTCATGGGAAGAGTTTGCATCAGAGTGTAAAATGAACCTAGATTCTAGGATCAATCTTACAGTCAAAACACAAGGTACAGCACTCTCACTAATGTGCAAGATGCACACTCTGTAAAGAAGCAGAAACTCCAATATGGAGTTGTCTCAATTTCACTTCATCTTACCTTGTTTTATTTTAAGACacttacattgtaaaaagaaaggaATGTATCTTTTCCATTTAACATATTTCTCTGTGGGAAGATTTTCCCTTTTTGGTCCTTaacactcctcccacccccaaaataaataaataaataaattaaataaaaactgaaataatgGTACCTTTATTGCATTAGTCCTTTTTTGTCCTCCATTGGCTGTATTTTCTGTGTGCATTGCAGCCTCAAATCCAGGGAAGTGTCTCTCTTCCACAAACTCCACGTTTACCTTCACTACCTGTAGGATCCTTCATCCCTCTGATGTCACTCAGGTTACCCCCAGGTAAGATGTCTCTTAACATTCAGAGTTATTGCAGGAAATCAGTTGCTCCTGGGGCATGGACCAGGTagagaaaagagagacaaatgTATCTTCCCCAGGGAGGAGCAGTTGGGACTGATGTTCTTAAAAGTGGTTTTAAGTATGAAGAAAATTATGAGAATGGAGTTGTCATTCTCACTCATTTGCACACAAATATCCCTGGACACTGCTCTCTTTAACTTCACCACTCACTGGTTCCACTCCTATTGTGGAAGTAAATTTAGACCAGCAACTGGAAATATAACTCTATGCAGCAGATAGTCCACTGATGGGATTCACTGTTGCAGGGGGGACTTGTAAAGAAttgggtttttaaaaaaggactcaCTTAATGGAGTTCTCCTCCCACATAGTACCTCTGTAGTTATCCAAACTAATGCAGTGAAGGTGATCACACTTCATGCAAGATGACCCTCTGTGGAATTTGGGATCAGGTAGGACCTTGTGAAGTTGGTTAGGAGCATTATTAATTGCTTGTATATTGGATCTTGGTGGTTTTTCTCCTGAGTTATAGCGCTGGGTGAGAGTTTAGACAAATCAGTGGTCTGGATCTTGGTGTTCTGAGGCTTCAGAATGTCATAGATGTCTTACCCAGAAAGCACTTTAAATCTGGTCTGGTTTCTCCCCATTCTTTCAAATAAACAGCTGCACCAGCAACCTGCTCCCACCTTCCCAATGAAAACTAGACCAGGGATTCTCACACTTCATTGTACCATGACCCCCTTTTGGACAGCAAAAATCACTACATTACCCTAGAAAGCGGGAGTGAAGCCTGAGGCCacctaagccctgctgccccaggtgggAAGGAAACCAAGGCAAAGACCAAGCCCCACACAAGGTGCCTTTAACTTGAGCCCTGCCGCCCAGAGCTGAATCCCTCAGGTTTGTCTTTGGCACTGGGCAGTGGAGCTCAGGTTTTCACGCTGGGAgtcagcaagtctaagccagtcCTGGCAACTCCATTAAAATGGCGTCcagacccacagtttgagaatttCTGAACTAGATGTTGTGTCATGAAGCACTGAGTTGTTCTAGTAGTAGAGACAAGTGGGAGGTGCTGACAGTGTTGGTGCATTGGGGATGGAAAAGAAGGATTAAGAAACAGAGGATATGTGGGAGAGAAAAAACTTGGACTGAAGAGTGTTAATTCTTAGCTTCTTACCAGCTgaagtggcagttctgcaaatCCTCCAGGTTCCAGCAGTGGTGAACCAGGTTTGCAACTGCTTAGATCTTCAGCCTCCCTCTACCAATGTGTTTTTCCGCACAGCAAATCCGTTATATGCTTCTATAATTATATTTCTTTCAAATGTATCAAGACAATCTTAAGTAGTAATAGGCTTTGGAAAAATTCTAGTTTATGGTATTAATCTCTGGCTTCACAACCAAGGACATTTTAAAAGTATACTCTTCCAAACTAAGGCTTGACAAAGAAATCACTTTTATATGTGCCATGATGGTTTGCAATCAACCCCATTGGGTTTGCCCTATTCCCTCCAATAAACAACTGCACCAGTAACCTGTTCCCACCTTCCCAATTACAATTAGCCCAGGGATTCTCAAGTTTCATTGTACCATAACCCACTTTGGACAGCAAAAATTATTACAGCGCACTAGGAAGTGGGGAATGAATATATTTTAGTAGGGTACTTTCTTCATGGTGGTTTTAATGCACTTAAAAGTGCTGCACTGTAATTTATCATTTAGTTTGGTTGTGTAGGATCCTGTAAGGTTTGATGTTTTCTAAATGCTTCCCTTCAGTAAGGTGCTTTCTAGTGTCCTTTATTTTTCTGAATATTCTAAAGTCTGAAGTTGTAAAAGTTGCAATGAATCTTGTTATAGGTGGATACAGAATTGTGAGTCTATTATTAGCTTTCTCTACGTTATATGAAAGTTTCCAGAGCATGGTACAGTAATAGtgacattgtgtgtgtgttttgtgtgtattttCCAGCTCCATGTACACTCCATTGTCATTTGGAAGTAGCGGTAACAGTACTAACCATCCAGTGATGAGTTCCCCAGCAGTGTCCTGTAGACTTAGTATTGGAGAATTCATCACCAACAGAAAAGATCCTACCACCACCTTGAGCAACACCACCAGCCTGACTAAACTCTTGCAAGAACAAGGCATTTCTGCCAAGGTTTGCTATAGACCCATACCAGAAAAGCTACCTATATTACAGCCCCCACGAACTCTTCCCATTCCCTCTACTCCACCAAATTCTCCATCTCACTCACCTTGTTCTTCCCCTCTGCCTTTTGAGACACGAGCACCTCTCTCTGAAAACTTCCTGGCATCACGACCTGCGGAAACATTCTTGCAGGAGAGGTGTGGCCTGAAACCACTCCATAACCCACCTAACCCAGACCAACAGAAGATGAATCTGGTGAACAGATTGAAGAGGTTGGGTATCACCAGAGCAGTCAAACCCCCTGAGGCAGGAGACTGTGGAAAAAATCAAGGGTCAGAAATTGGCCTGCAGAAGCAGGACTCGGCGATATTTTTAAGTGCAGGTAGTAATCTGATGGGTGGACTGAGAAGAAACCAGAGTCTTCCAGTCATGATTGGGGCACTTGCAGCTCCATTTTGTACATCCTCATCAAAAGTAATGGGTATGTTAAAAGAAGATGGAGTGGTTTCTCAGTAACAGACTTGTAGCAGGACAAACACATTAAGGCTGAACATCTGATACAAATGTGGAATGGATGGTTGCAGAAGGAATGCggatgtttaaagtggaaaaagaGGGAGATGGGAGAGTTGATGATGGAGCTgaggaaggaagaagaaagaTTTGGAACGAGATCACAGGAAAGAAGAAACCAAAGCTAAATATTGAGACTTTTTAGGAATCTGATTTCCTGGCTTGAATGAAAGACGTCAATAACAAACGCCCGTATCTTCAGCTTTCAGATTTGTGTATCCAGGGCAATAACCGTCCTGTAGAATGCGCTATCTCGCCCACACCCCCCCAGGACTGTATTGTTTTACCAAATGTTAGAGGTACCACTGAAGCTACTAGTAAAAGGAACAAGGAATATATTCTGTACTGCCCCAGAGTAATTGGTCCAAATCCATCTCTGTGGTGAAGAACAAGCACAGGAACAACTCGGATTCCTTTGTTTGCTTTTGCAACTGAAAAattaaatcctttttttttttcattgttttatacTTTTCATTGCATGTACAAACTGGGTAGGGATTTCACTGTGGATGAGTGCAATGGTGCTGTTCTTAGAGTATTAACAGAATGATGTTGTACTGGGCTTTCTGAAGGCTGGTGAAAGCACACTGAGTGAGGGCAATCAGTAGGCGTTAAGCTGAGAAAATATTATATTCTAGGAAATGTTGTTTGTTTCAAGCGAAGAGAGCTTTCCAAAGCATgctatgtatatatttttaatgaaagacGGTATATTTGCACACAGACACAATCTCAGGCACATTCTAATGTTGTAAAAGGGAATGAAACATAAATGCTTGCTTCtaggtttgtttttatttgatcTAAACAGGGAGCATATACTTGACAATGTTAAAAGTTTTGAGACTGACTCTGCTCTGGACTGCGGGATGGGCTCTATGGTTGAGAGACTTTAGCAATATAAACCCAGTGGAGTTGATATTTGACACTTTCTCATTCTAGGCAGGATTCTGTTACTCAGATTTCTCTGAGGAAGCAGTGCAGGAAAATTGTTCTGGGACTGTAGTTAGCACAAAAAAAGAACATTAAAGACTTTCTGGCACTGAAGCAACAAGATAGCATGAGGAGTTTCTGTAGCCACTGTAACAAATAGGAATGAGTTTTGTCATTGTCTGAAGATAATCTGCCACCTCTTTTTTGATGGAGAGCAGTTCTAAGCCTCCCTATTCTGAGTGACACTAATAATTATCTCAGGATGCAAGCTCACTGCATTGGAAAACTTAATGGACAAAAATGTACAAGTTACTTGAAAATAAACCTTTTGGCATCTTTGGGTGCTGAGTAGCAGGGCACTATGAGCCACCCCCAGTGGACTTAAAAGAATCCTAGGTAATCTAAGCAGAAAaagtttttcctttgaaaaactaTATGCCTACACTGGGtcggggagaggagagagaaccCTGTCCAAACTGCTTAGTGCTGGGTCTCTGTAAGTGTTTGTTGTGAGCAAGTCTTTTAATCCAAGTGAAATAGAGTAGTTTGTTATGTAACTTTAGTTACACTGAGCTTGACCCCAGTTCTGTACAACTGAATTATCAATTATACTTTAGTTACTAAATGTAGCTGTGGTGGGCCTAGGGGGGACCTGGCCAGTATGAGTTAGCATAAGGGATCAAATCAGAGTTCCAAACTATGTATGTTTTGACTGAACAGTCTTTACCTGCACTAGAATAATTTTTATATAGGCTTTAATACTCTTTGGGCCCATTCACTCTAACCAGTCATACAACGTTAGATCGGGTTTGGTAACAGCCATGTTTTAACTAGGGTGGCTAAACTCTCTAAGACCTGTGTACCTGGAGCTTTTTGTGGCATTCTCTGGTCCACTGGACTGAAACAAACATATGACTGGTTATAACTGGCAAAAGGCACAACC
This portion of the Carettochelys insculpta isolate YL-2023 chromosome 8, ASM3395843v1, whole genome shotgun sequence genome encodes:
- the TRAK2 gene encoding trafficking kinesin-binding protein 2 isoform X2; this translates as MNIDHGDPESITDVCSNEVFSEVELVNMLEEQLPEYKLRVDTLYPYDNQDWLQSPIRRGHVPKPLSPVLAEETFRYMILGTEKVEQLTKTYNDIDMVTHLLAERDRDLELAARIGQALLKRNHALAEQNEVLEEQLGQAFDQVNQLQHELSKKDELLRIVSIASEESETDSSCSTPLRFNDSFSLSHSLLQLDVLQDKLRELEEENLALRSKACHLKTETITYEAKEQELVSNCVKELRETHAQIGRMTEELSGKSEELIRYQEEISTLLSQIVDLQHKLKEHVIEKEELKLHLQASKDAQRQLTGELHELQDWNAECLGLLHELQEEVKELRSRASPGVHLCRPQSCGAFPLESLAAEIEGSMRKEMILDEESVFGKQKVQQKRVFDTVKVANVTHNRSSSFPALLPIPGSNRSSVVMTSKPFQSGLQVEDNMHQRSSSEEISKSNQELDQPGTSGDKDVATALHTLRLRQQNYQSEKQFFEEELERKMHLLAEQKEEAGCCSTSAESCLSRGSSSEFTDFSGSSPSLRVLLPEKLQIVKPLEGSQTLFHWQQLAQPNLGTILDPRPGVVTKGFTPLPEDAVYHISDLEEDEEEGEGGITFQVQQPSLEERKHAVPKPMSEIFLPPVTSATVPLTASNPGKCLSSTNSTFTFTTCRILHPSDVTQVTPSSMYTPLSFGSSGNSTNHPVMSSPAVSCRLSIGEFITNRKDPTTTLSNTTSLTKLLQEQGISAKVCYRPIPEKLPILQPPRTLPIPSTPPNSPSHSPCSSPLPFETRAPLSENFLASRPAETFLQERCGLKPLHNPPNPDQQKMNLVNRLKRLGITRAVKPPEAGDCGKNQGSEIGLQKQDSAIFLSAGSNLMGGLRRNQSLPVMIGALAAPFCTSSSKVMGMLKEDGVVSQ